The sequence below is a genomic window from Phycodurus eques isolate BA_2022a chromosome 6, UOR_Pequ_1.1, whole genome shotgun sequence.
agtggccgacggaagcctctcttcagtgcaagacacatgaaagcccgcatggagtttgctaaaaggactccaagatggtgagaataagattctctgatctgatgacaccaagatataaattgttggccttaattctaagtggcatgtgtggagaaaaccaggcactgctcatcacctatcCAATATAGTcctaacagtgaagcatggtggtggcagcatcatgctgtgggtgtgtttttcagctgcagggacagggagactagTTGCAATATATGAACAAaatatgaatgcggccaagtacagggatatcctggacgaaagccttctccagagtgctcagaacctcagactgggctcaaggttcaccttaaaaaagacaatgaccctcagcacacagctaaaataccgaaggagtggctttcagaacaactccgtgactattTTTGAATGGCAGAGCTAGAGGCCTGACTTACACCCAATTGAGCTttcatctctggaaagacctgaaaagaACTGGAGAGAagacctgacagaactggagaggatccccaaatccaggtgtgaaaaacttgttgcatcattcccaacaagactcatggctgtattagctcaaaagggtgcttctactgaATACTGAGCAaaaagtctgaatacttatggctgtgtgatatttcagttttcttttttaataaatctgcaaaaatttcaacaattcagttgtttttctgtcaatatggggtgctgtgtgtacattaatgtgggaaaaaaatgaacttaaatgattttagcaaatggctgcaatgtaacaaagagtgaaaaatttaagggggtctgaatactttccgtacccactgtatacataCTGTGTTCGAGTGTGACGCGCCTAAACTTGTCGGACTTCTGTGTTGTAATTTCTCCTCTCATGATCGATGTAAAAAAACTGAGATCCactgcctaatctttatcttctactcaaaagctgtgctgatctcaaatccaaagtgctGCAATGCTGCCACCTCCAGGGATCTGTTCATCATTACAGCTGTTTACAAAGTTGATCTTCTCAGACAAGTTGGGCGAGATCCTCCTCTGCACCTACCcgttgaaaaaaattacaaacttTACGTTGATAGACGATGGCAGTGAACGGTTTGAATCCAGTTGACGACGACAGATGTAGTGCTACAGATGTAGTCCTTCCCtcacaccctgtgagggaaggacaggacgggaggggaagcatgcaggacaggggtcATGGACCCAGCACTCAAAATCATTCAATCAAAATCATGTGCTCCAAAAGATCATCATAATGACACATGCCTAGTCTTTTCAGTTTTCCAATTTAGTACAGTCAAAACTGTACTAAATTGGATTTTACACCACAATTTCCCAAGTGGTATGTTTTTGGATTTATATTTTACATCGTtctaacattaaaaataaaaatcagccccCAGCTTGCAACCAGACTCCTGGCCCACAAAATCCAGTCTCCTCAGGAATGGGAGGCCATGCAAGCACTTCTGGTAAGGTCTTGACTATAGTATTGACTTTACCAACTTTTTAATTTCAACACAAACTGTACGAGTAGTTTTTTGTTGATTTCCAGGTTCTGGAATCCTGCATGAAGAATTGTGGGAAGCGGTTTCACAGTGAAGTTGGAAAGTTCCGCTTTCTCAATGAGCTCATAAAGGTGGTCTCACCCAAGGTAACAATTACTGCTGTTTATCACTTGAAATTAGTCTTACACAGTAAGTCAATGACAATAGCAATAGGAAAGTTGCACTGCCACTAAGATGCATATTACAGTGTTTCAGTTATTTTAGCAGGTAAAGATAACCTTTTTCTTTACATgaaacagaaagaaaacagttttactgtagtTCTTATGTTTGAGTTGTGTAAAGACATACTTAGTGGTGAATTTTGTAGCCAATGATTTTCTTTCAATGCAAACTATGCTTGTACAAGCATGAAACACATGCTGTACAGCTGTCATTATGCAGCAAGTCTGTTGCTGAACTTTTCAACTGCAGTATTACATTGTTACCTTTGTTTGCAtgtttcagggaaaaaaaaatctataaaaaaaaaaaaattatcctaaATATCTCCATAGTACTTAGGTATTCGTGCTCCAGAGCCAGTGAAGATGAAGGTTCAAGAAATGATGTTCAGCTGGACAGTAACACTCccagatgagaccaagatagctGATGCCTATCAGATTTTGAAGAAACAAAGTGAGTCCGTCAGATGTTTGAGAACATCATTAGCCAAGTTGGAAATTTAGTTTTATCTTAACAGGATACCCAAGTGTTCAACGTGAGCCACGAGGCACTGTTTAGGTGGCTATATTTTCCggtgtatgttttcatattcGTTCTCCTTTTTGGTGCATGTTGAGCAACACGCATGAGACAAATGTTCTTAGTGATTGCTAATAATGCATCTCTTGACAGTGTAAGCAAgtaagtcaattttatttatatagaacTTCTCACTGAGATGACTCATAAGATGCTTTACTTGGTTACACTGTAGTCACAAATTTACCTTGTATTTAATACAAGAAACAAAGCAATAAAGACCTGCTGGACCGCAGTGGCCTAAGTGGCAATAAAATGACACCAGATCCACCAAGTATAGATGAAAGTGTCAGTAAACACATGAAAGGGGCCAGAGGCATGGAATTTTTCAAAATGCTAGCAAGACTTTAATCTAGCCTAATTTCAGTCCCCAACCCCACCCCGCGTGTCTGCACAAAGCAGCGCCCCCATCTCACTCAACAAAAAAGAACCAGGAAGAGAGCCGTTCGTCGCGCTCGCCTGGCAACCTCAAGAGTGCTCCTCAGTTGACCAGGTGAGCCGCTGTAGGAACGAGGATGGGTCCCGTGTCCCGCTTGCCTGCAGCCGCTTCAGAATGCTCCACAAGCACACAATGTTAGACGAAATGTTACCagtttgatgttgtattttttggaatgtgcaatcaattaaaaacataaGCAAGGTGATCAACTTACCCGATGACTGTGAGAACGGTGACTTGTGTGGTAGTTTTCCGAGCTCAGTCATGCAGCTGTGTATAGGACACCATCCACCGTTAGAGATgtttacccttgatttgaagtagagAGCGGTCCATATTccttttttaacttttgatGCTAACCAGATTTAAATAATCCAGCCAAGAAACTACAATAGTCTCCTTTTGCACGAGGCTACTGTGTCCCTCCGTGAGGCTTGTGAGGATGACTGTGCATATGAGCAAAAGATTGACAGACTATTCGGTCATGCCTCCTGTCGAGATACTCACTGATTGCATCGTTCTCCTTTCACCAAGtcagttttaaaataatcattaaaataaattagaggcattagatggTGCCCGAGAAGgaagatttttcaaaagatcattttaataatattctgtcAGGTTAtagagacagttttaacatatatgaagaagttgtttttttgaaacCTGTAAACACCAGCTTTAAATAAACACCGATAATGTATGTATAATGTCATAAGTAACAACTACAATCTGTAATGTCACAAGTACATTCCCGGATGGCTGCTCATGAAAGGTCAGCGGTGGCCCAGGTCTTTGTGCAGAGTTTAAACAGGATCCCTGCTGATGACAAAATGTTGATTCAACGATGGTTGATAAATGTCCCTGTTCTCTTCCAGGTATTGTCAATCAGGATACTATACTTGGCGATAACAACCCCTTCCCATCCGCTCCAACTAAAACCAAAAGCACCATCTTTGAGGATGAAGAGAAGTCTAAGGTATGTATAGCATGCCTGGTGATGAAAAACCAACCAGCGAGAATACTTTCATAGCCTCATCTAAACCTTTGACCATCTTACTCCTGGGAGTAGCGTTTAAAAAAACTGTCTTCCTCTTTCCCTTCCTTTTTGGAGACATTGTCTCGCTTATTGAACAGCACTCACCCTGAAGATCTAAGCACTGCAAACAAGCTCATTAAGGAGATGTTTCAGGAGGTGAGTCATTTGTTGCTTTATTACCTCATGTGGTGTACAGTATCAGGCCACACATGTATCTGCACAATCTTTGCAGACACCGTGAGCACCTGTTTATTACGATTGATTATTTTCCAGAAACACATTGCGTGATAGGTGACCTGCAATACAGAGAgaccttttaaaaataaaataaaattgatttacCCCATCTacacactttaaaaacattttaatgtgttaaacacacttaaacttacCGAAACACACCTAAAGCATTTCTTCTTCCTGTTCTTACTCTCtagctgtcaagaaatgggagactaatgtataacatcactttgaggaaacttGCTTGCACAGTTTcttacttcaagctgtttgtcactgaccagttgaggtttactgtagaactgacataaaacagaagagaattaaaccttgtaTATTTAAACCCCAAggtgttcaaccaaaccacataatttaATCTAACGCgtccgctatcttaatgctaacatactgtataatatgaaatgccatagatggacTAATGGACATTAGCATAGATATTACGATAATCATAAACCTTCAAACGACTACTATTTTAACACGCACGGTGTAGCAACACATACAATACTCAGAgctatattctctctgctctgtgggaacaacaactacagtgccaccagaacgTTTTCAtaccccttcacgttttccacattttgcaatgttacagacttattctcgagctgatttgagtatagttttctttaaaaaaaacaaaaactacataaattatcccataatgacaaagtaaaaacactttttcagacatttgtgtagatttataaaacaatgtaaacattcaaacatagtAGGTGCataagtattcataccctttgTTATGAAACTCAAACTTAAAGCTCAGAGGCATCTAATTTCCATTGATAATTTTTGAGATGCTTCTAAAACTTGAATGgtgtccacctgtggtaaattcagttgattgaacatcatttggaacgGCACCTGTCGATATAAGGTCTCATatttggcagtgcatatcagagcataaaccaagtaatgaagtctaaggaattgtctgcagacctccgagactggaatgtgtcaaggcacaaatctggggaaagatacaaaagaatttcactCTGCAATTATGTGGGGGAGTGAAAGCTGATCCGCAATGATAGTGGCGATTCAGTGTACTGTAACACCATGATGACCAAATTCAGTTTTGGAAGGGAGATTGCTCGGATACAGATACTCTTCCTTTTTTTTAGGACCGGAAGCGCAATGAGAAGGTTTCAAAGCGGATAAACACCATTCGGGAGGTAAAGGAGGGGGTGAGTCTGCTGAGTGAGCTGCTGGAGGGTCACAGCAAGGAGGGAAGCTCACAGAGCAATCAGGAGCTCATTAAGGTTACAAAGGCTGTGCACATCAATGCCTCAGCTGCAGATTGACACAGATGCTGCAGGTGAGCTCTTGGTTTCACTAAACATCTGTCCTGTCTTAACAGGATATTTACCAGCGCTGTGAAAAAATGAGACCTACACTATTCACATTAGCCAGTGATACAGAGGACAGTGATGAAGCCTTGGGTAAGGGAAATAAAATGGTGAGGGAATGAAACGGAAAGGGCTTTAATTTGGAGACTTTAGATGAAAAAACACTTGAGCTAATAGGTTTTGTGCATCCAGCGGATATCTTGCAGGCCAATGACAATTTGACAGCGGTGATTAACCTCTACAAGCAGCAGGTGAAGAGTGAGAAGGTGGCAAATGACTGTGAAAACACACCTTCCCACCCAGGTAGGTGCAAATGTGCGCTGTTCACTGCATCAATTTGCCAGATCCTACAAACCTTAGTCTTGAGAGTtcctcattttgactttttcttttaatcaaaGCAGGCAAGAGTAGCTCCGCCCTATTAGACTTGACAGGACTGAGTGCACCAACCAGAATGGCGCCATTCAACCCGCAACCCTCCAACCTAGAGACCCTGACTCAGAATATTGGCAGCAGCCTGCTGGATGATGAGCTCATGTCGCTGGGTAAGCACAAAAGTCTCAGCTAGCTTGTAAACCTCAAACTGAGGTACTGGCCTAAAAAAATCCGAAATGGGTTGAGTCAGCTTTGTTTGCACAGCAGTTTTGTCTTATTTCCATCGACCGGGACCTGCTGGTAACTAGGTGGCTGCGACCCAGAATGTTGAGTCAGTCCACACTGAACCTTTTTGTAATACAGCACCTTAAGTTGTTGTTCATTAACCTTCGTTGTTTCTGTTCTCCTAGGACTGAATATTGCAGAATCCTCTGAGTCTCAGAACACTTTTCAGGTGGGATATAATACAAGTTCACAAACagccaatatttaaaaaatgtcacttgAGCTGCCTGAGGCTATGTCCACAGAGGAGCTGTTAaaaagaatgtttaaaaaaatattgaccatgaaaatgcatttgcaCACTGTCATATGCATGGCAATGCAGCAGATGATGCTCTAACCCATCTTATCATGCCAATCAGAGGCCTGAAGAAAGTATTTTCTGTAAAATACCATCAAATAATCAATCAGAAAAATAACCTCAAATAATCAATCATTTtgggtagattgattgaagtgGAATtaacagagttgttctgaagccaatcCTTCgttgttttagctgtgtgcttagggtcattgtcttgttggaaggtgaaccttcggtcggcccagtctgaggtcctgagcactatgTAGAAGGTTTTCGTCCTTCAATTGGTTTTTcgtccttcaattgcaaccagtctccctgtctctgcagctgaaaaacacccccacagcacgatgctgccaccaccatacttcactgttgggactgaaTTGGACAGCTGATGagtagtgcctggttttctccacacataccgcttagaattaaggccaaaaagttatatcttgatctcatcagaccagagaatcttatttttcaaCACCTTgtagtccttcaggtgtttttttttgttgttgttgtttttttttttaagcaaactccatctgggcttttatgtgtcttgcactgaaggGAGGCTTTCGTCGAGCCACTCttccataaagccccgactggtggagggctgtagTGATGGTTGggtttctagaactttctctcatCTTACAActgtatctctggagctcagccacagtgatctttgggttcttctttacctttctcaccaaggctcttccacccggattgctcagtttggccggacggccagctctgtgaagggttctggtcgtcccaaatgtcttccatttaaggattatggaggccactgtgctcttaggaacccaAAGTGCagtgtaaccttggccagatctgtgccttgccacaattctgtctctgagctcttcaggcagttcctttgtcctcatgattctcatttggttTCAACTAatgagtgtagagttggctagAATCCGCGTGCTGAGTGACAGGAAATGCAAATGACCCGACttaaaactttttccaacattttggccaatttattttttttttttccgctttGAATTGTGAATACCATGTTGAGAAAGGAGTGCTGTATTAGGGCAATGagctcaattcaactcacttttCAATAGGGAGCAGTTTGGCCAATAGTGAACAAATCATTtagaaaagaggcttcaagcggtTTAATGCCATtcagtttactgtcaaactgaactAAAAAGAGAAttgcacattgtgtatttaaaacaaccccaGCTTTGCTTGAGAAAAGTtcacttagcttaatgctaacaaacaatgcaaaatgccattgaTATGCTAATGATTAGCATCGATAATTGCGGTTTTAGAAGCAAcggatgtttgaacacaaacggtgaagTAACACATGTGGACagataataaaaacatattcacaggcataatctatgatttaaaaaaaaaataaaaatttaaaggtcagagtgctatttttccttattaaaaacacaaacactattttatttttgggtgtgGGAGAGGCTGGAACggcttaatggcatttccatttatttcaatggagaaagatgatttgagatctAAGTGTTtatctcgtatctcaaggcaccactgtgtgtgtgtgtgtatatatgtatatgtatatatgtgtatatatatatatgtatatatatacatacgtatgtatgtatgtatgtatatatatatatatatatatatatatatatatata
It includes:
- the LOC133403627 gene encoding ADP-ribosylation factor-binding protein GGA1-like isoform X1, with product MAAAPPEEESLQSRINKATNPLNKDTDWHNIKGFCDLLDNEPEGPQLATRLLAHKIQSPQEWEAMQALLVLESCMKNCGKRFHSEVGKFRFLNELIKVVSPKYLGIRAPEPVKMKVQEMMFSWTVTLPDETKIADAYQILKKQSIVNQDTILGDNNPFPSAPTKTKSTIFEDEEKSKTLSRLLNSTHPEDLSTANKLIKEMFQEDRKRNEKVSKRINTIREVKEGVSLLSELLEGHSKEGSSQSNQELIKDIYQRCEKMRPTLFTLASDTEDSDEALADILQANDNLTAVINLYKQQVKSEKVANDCENTPSHPAGKSSSALLDLTGLSAPTRMAPFNPQPSNLETLTQNIGSSLLDDELMSLGLNIAESSESQNTFQSSAIPEFPAPSFSAARLCSSVVQTSQARPVAHKGMNELDLLGKTLLQQSLPPKNQQVKWGKLPPPSRASLRELQTKANCNSGPSAAPAASSVHEQLDILLFNPPSLLPSSSSCDISLADVTVPLELIHPSSLLPVTVYNKHSLRVLLTFARDCPPSRPDVLVVIISMLSSAPTPVTDIHFQAAVPKIMKVKLQPPSSTELPAFSPILPQRVITQILLLANPHKEKVCLRYKLTFIQGDNSYDESGDVDQFPPPNAWGNLM
- the LOC133403627 gene encoding ADP-ribosylation factor-binding protein GGA1-like isoform X3, producing MAAAPPEEESLQSRINKATNPLNKDTDWHNIKGFCDLLDNEPEGPQLATRLLAHKIQSPQEWEAMQALLVLESCMKNCGKRFHSEVGKFRFLNELIKVVSPKYLGIRAPEPVKMKVQEMMFSWTVTLPDETKIADAYQILKKQSIVNQDTILGDNNPFPSAPTKTKSTIFEDEEKSKTLSRLLNSTHPEDLSTANKLIKEMFQEDRKRNEKVSKRINTIREVKEGDIYQRCEKMRPTLFTLASDTEDSDEALADILQANDNLTAVINLYKQQVKSEKVANDCENTPSHPAGKSSSALLDLTGLSAPTRMAPFNPQPSNLETLTQNIGSSLLDDELMSLGLNIAESSESQNTFQSSAIPEFPAPSFSAARLCSSVVQTSQARPVAHKGMNELDLLGKTLLQQSLPPKNQQVKWGKLPPPSRASLRELQTKANCNSGPSAAPAASSVHEQLDILLFNPPSLLPSSSSCDISLADVTVPLELIHPSSLLPVTVYNKHSLRVLLTFARDCPPSRPDVLVVIISMLSSAPTPVTDIHFQAAVPKIMKVKLQPPSSTELPAFSPILPQRVITQILLLANPHKEKVCLRYKLTFIQGDNSYDESGDVDQFPPPNAWGNLM
- the LOC133403627 gene encoding ADP-ribosylation factor-binding protein GGA1-like isoform X4 — its product is MAAAPPEEESLQSRINKATNPLNKDTDWHNIKGFCDLLDNEPEGPQLATRLLAHKIQSPQEWEAMQALLVLESCMKNCGKRFHSEVGKFRFLNELIKVVSPKYLGIRAPEPVKMKVQEMMFSWTVTLPDETKIADAYQILKKQSIVNQDTILGDNNPFPSAPTKTKSTIFEDEEKSKTLSRLLNSTHPEDLSTANKLIKEMFQEDRKRNEKVSKRINTIREVKEGVSLLSELLEGHSKEGSSQSNQELIKDIYQRCEKMRPTLFTLASDTEDSDEALADILQANDNLTAVINLYKQQVKSEKVANDCENTPSHPAGKSSSALLDLTGLSAPTRMAPFNPQPSNLETLTQNIGSSLLDDELMSLGLNIAESSESQNTFQSSAIPEFPAPSFSAARLCSSVVQTSQARPVAHKGMNELDLLGKTLLQQSLPPKNQQVKWGKLPPPSRASLRELQTKANCNSGPSAAPAASSVHEQLDILLFNPPSLLPSSSSCDISLADVTVPLELIHPTPTPVTDIHFQAAVPKIMKVKLQPPSSTELPAFSPILPQRVITQILLLANPHKEKVCLRYKLTFIQGDNSYDESGDVDQFPPPNAWGNLM
- the LOC133403627 gene encoding ADP-ribosylation factor-binding protein GGA1-like isoform X2 is translated as MAAAPPEEESLQSRINKATNPLNKDTDWHNIKGFCDLLDNEPEGPQLATRLLAHKIQSPQEWEAMQALLVLESCMKNCGKRFHSEVGKFRFLNELIKVVSPKYLGIRAPEPVKMKVQEMMFSWTVTLPDETKIADAYQILKKQSIVNQDTILGDNNPFPSAPTKTKSTIFEDEEKSKTLSRLLNSTHPEDLSTANKLIKEMFQEDRKRNEKVSKRINTIREVKEGVSLLSELLEGHSKEGSSQSNQELIKDIYQRCEKMRPTLFTLASDTEDSDEALADILQANDNLTAVINLYKQQVKSEKVANDCENTPSHPGKSSSALLDLTGLSAPTRMAPFNPQPSNLETLTQNIGSSLLDDELMSLGLNIAESSESQNTFQSSAIPEFPAPSFSAARLCSSVVQTSQARPVAHKGMNELDLLGKTLLQQSLPPKNQQVKWGKLPPPSRASLRELQTKANCNSGPSAAPAASSVHEQLDILLFNPPSLLPSSSSCDISLADVTVPLELIHPSSLLPVTVYNKHSLRVLLTFARDCPPSRPDVLVVIISMLSSAPTPVTDIHFQAAVPKIMKVKLQPPSSTELPAFSPILPQRVITQILLLANPHKEKVCLRYKLTFIQGDNSYDESGDVDQFPPPNAWGNLM
- the LOC133403627 gene encoding ADP-ribosylation factor-binding protein GGA1-like isoform X6, translated to MAAAPPEEESLQSRINKATNPLNKDTDWHNIKGFCDLLDNEPEGPQLATRLLAHKIQSPQEWEAMQALLVLESCMKNCGKRFHSEVGKFRFLNELIKVVSPKYLGIRAPEPVKMKVQEMMFSWTVTLPDETKIADAYQILKKQSIVNQDTILGDNNPFPSAPTKTKSTIFEDEEKSKTLSRLLNSTHPEDLSTANKLIKEMFQEDRKRNEKVSKRINTIREVKEGVSLLSELLEGHSKEGSSQSNQELIKDIYQRCEKMRPTLFTLASDTEDSDEALADILQANDNLTAVINLYKQQVKSEKVANDCENTPSHPAGKSSSALLDLTGLSAPTRMAPFNPQPSNLETLTQNIGSSLLDDELMSLGLNIAESSESQNTFQSSAIPEFPAPSFSAARLCSSVVQTSQARPVAHKGMNELDLLGKTLLQQSLPPKNQQVKWGKLPPPSRASLRELQTKANCNSGPSAAPAASSVHEQLDILLFNPPSLLPSSSSCDISLADVTVPLELIHPTCYQ
- the LOC133403627 gene encoding ADP-ribosylation factor-binding protein GGA1-like isoform X5 → MQALLVLESCMKNCGKRFHSEVGKFRFLNELIKVVSPKYLGIRAPEPVKMKVQEMMFSWTVTLPDETKIADAYQILKKQSIVNQDTILGDNNPFPSAPTKTKSTIFEDEEKSKTLSRLLNSTHPEDLSTANKLIKEMFQEDRKRNEKVSKRINTIREVKEGVSLLSELLEGHSKEGSSQSNQELIKDIYQRCEKMRPTLFTLASDTEDSDEALADILQANDNLTAVINLYKQQVKSEKVANDCENTPSHPAGKSSSALLDLTGLSAPTRMAPFNPQPSNLETLTQNIGSSLLDDELMSLGLNIAESSESQNTFQSSAIPEFPAPSFSAARLCSSVVQTSQARPVAHKGMNELDLLGKTLLQQSLPPKNQQVKWGKLPPPSRASLRELQTKANCNSGPSAAPAASSVHEQLDILLFNPPSLLPSSSSCDISLADVTVPLELIHPSSLLPVTVYNKHSLRVLLTFARDCPPSRPDVLVVIISMLSSAPTPVTDIHFQAAVPKIMKVKLQPPSSTELPAFSPILPQRVITQILLLANPHKEKVCLRYKLTFIQGDNSYDESGDVDQFPPPNAWGNLM